TCGTGGGGGCCGCGCCGGGCGCGGTCGACCTGATGGCGTTCCAGGTGACCGCGCAGGGCAAGGTGCGGTCGGACGCCGACTTCGTGTTCTTCAACCAACCGGCGTCGCCGGAGGGTGCGGTGCGGCTGACACCGCCCGACGGCTTGCAGATCGAGCTGACCACGGTGCCCGCCGAGATCAACCGGATCACGGTCGCGGTGGCACTCGACGACTCCGTGCCGGGCGGTCTCGGTGATGTGCAACTGGGCGCGATGGTGCTCGGCGGCGGTGAACCGATCGCGGTGCGTGCCGAAGGCCTCGCCGGTGAGCGCGCGGCCGTGCTGCTGGAGCTCTATCGGCGTGAGGCCGGCTGGAAAGTGCGTGTCGTGAGCGCCGGCTGGGCGGCCGGATTCGCGGCACTGGTGCGCGAGCATGGGGTAGATGTCGACGAGCCGGAAACGGCTGCCGCGCCCACTGCGGCTGCACCCGCGCCGGCGCCGGTCGCGCCTGCACCCGCCGCTGCGCCTGTCGCACCGCCGGCACCGGCTCCCGGACCGCCCGCGCCGATGGGCACGATCGACCTCGGCAAGCGCACCGGCACCATCAATCTGGAGAAGGGCCAACGGGTTTCGATCGAGAAGACCGAGTCGATCACCGCCTCGATCTACTGGCCGCCGGCCACCGACTACGACGTCTACGCGCTCGTGCTCTACACCGACGAGCACGTCGAGACGGTGAGCACCTTCGGCACCCGCACCGACAAGAACT
This genomic stretch from Calidifontibacter indicus harbors:
- a CDS encoding TerD family protein, whose product is MPQLSKGANAPITDEVVTLTVVGAAPGAVDLMAFQVTAQGKVRSDADFVFFNQPASPEGAVRLTPPDGLQIELTTVPAEINRITVAVALDDSVPGGLGDVQLGAMVLGGGEPIAVRAEGLAGERAAVLLELYRREAGWKVRVVSAGWAAGFAALVREHGVDVDEPETAAAPTAAAPAPAPVAPAPAAAPVAPPAPAPGPPAPMGTIDLGKRTGTINLEKGQRVSIEKTESITASIYWPPATDYDVYALVLYTDEHVETVSTFGTRTDKNFSLATADGAVRHAGDVGRSGSAPPAGGGLFGRNKAKAATPGHRHRHARRRDDRLPGGLLQARFGEPSGRRRRPQGRDGRRCGERVQVSVSRGLRRR